A stretch of Gadus chalcogrammus isolate NIFS_2021 chromosome 9, NIFS_Gcha_1.0, whole genome shotgun sequence DNA encodes these proteins:
- the fnbp4 gene encoding formin-binding protein 4 isoform X2: MGKKSRIAGGTVGRRTILQLSPPGTRVGTSHLREEGSSGSEDESESDGHKLIGDGNVNMNMKGPVIKATGLSLLGAYEDSDEEESDSQQTTKVQHNQSADIDSTLANFMAEIDAITTQPNSEDAPPHPVVPSPTPPRPENNVQQGVHTKGQEQPSTEADFQYNTQDSLAGVGVEMGDWQEVWDDNSGCYYYWSTVTNEVSWELPSYLANQVQGLLQCSNSATVNGNDTVEAAYYPEQKPALAHTPAIKKEAKVKEVMESVVAVASEEEERHGVAASLLAALIPPEVKVAEEKWRKRLLGHLEEGENGVDSDGETCGPAGSPSTPLRDSESLPVAPKEPRSKNQSQESSDAEEETEEDTVELELALERKKAELRALEEGDGSAGGSSPYSETSQEAPGSQGAALKKSRWKTAFISAASPDSNSISSDIQENVETAQLKSPEKPEEAEEMEADEAEDKSVVKIPAKDVEVETPELRFQIGELANTLTSKMEFLGINKKAISNFQLLLLQTETRIADWREGALNGLYLRRRLQEAAQHIKLYELNATPKGWSCHWDREHRRYFYVNDRTNVSRWDFPTKEELQDEPSDDQTSSQGETNATQTEPIACAPAAPPAPPPCWPPAQPQPPPPETPPPPADYPPPPPPPPGSPPPPPPPPDSDGDIMEVEMEMDDEDDGEPPAPGTEEDGSGRPPLPCVPARALDSSASSGKGQKRKAGHLNKAITIGSGAILYTQNTVSAASVMTANAYWGVATVGAPSIPAEVVAPPPPAPPVQPPLPLTQPPPEPSTAKALPTDKSKKLKKDKSKKTKTKMPSLVKKWQSIQKELDEEDKSSSSDEDRDQLNKRTIEEWKSQMLLTGKSNKNANFEALPVDWRERLKKRKKTNSM; this comes from the exons ATGGGAAAGAAATCTCGCATCGCTGGAGGAACGGTCGGTCGCAGAACAATACTGCAGCTCTCGCCGCCTGGTACTCGCGTTGGGACATCTCATTTGAGGGAAGAAGGAAGCTCCGGATCTGAAG ACGAGTCGGAAAGTGATGGGCACAAATTAATAGGAGACGGAAACGTAAACATGAATATGAAGGGGCCCGTAATCAAGGCCACAG GGTTGTCCCTACTTGGGGCCTATGAGGACAGCGACGAAGAAGAAAGTGACTCTCAACAGACAACAAAAGTACAGCATAACCAGTCAGCAGATATTGACAGCACATTGGCCAACTTTATGGCG GAAATTGATGCAATCACAACTCAGCCAAATTCAGAGGACGCCCCACCTCATCCTGTAGTTCCATCTCCCACCCCTCCCAGACCTGAAAATAACGTTCAGCAGGGAGTGCACACAAAGGGGCAGGAGCAGCCAAGTACTGAGGCAGACTTCCAATACAACACCCAGGACTCTTTAGCTGGAG TGGGGGTGGAGATGGGAGATTGGCAGGAGGTATGGGACGACAACTCTGGCTGTTACTACTATTGGAGTACTGTAACCAACGAGGTGTCCTGGGAACTACCTAGTTACCTGGCTAACCAGGTGCAAGGCCTGCTGCAGTGCAGTAACAG TGCCACTGTCAATGGCAACGATACCGTGGAAGCAGCGTATTATCCTGAACAAAAACCTGCTCTTGCCCACACCCCAGCTATCAAGAAGGAGGCAAAAGTGAAG gaggtgatggagagcgTCGTAGCCGTCGCAAGCGAAGAAGAGGAGCGCCACGGTGTAGCCGCCTCCCTCCTCGCGGCCCTCATCCCCCCTGAGGTGAAGGTGGCGGAGGAGAAGTGGAGGAAGCGATTGCTGGGCCACcttgaggagggggagaacgGGGTGGACTCCGACGGGGAGACATGCGGCCCGGCGGGCTCCCCGTCCACCCCTCTGCGGGACTCTGAAAGCCTTCCCGTGGCCCCGAAAGAACCACGCTCCAAGAACCAGTCACAGGAAAGCTCCGACgcagaggaggagacggaggaggacacCGTGGAGCTGGAGCTCGCGCTCGAGAGGAAAAAG GCGGAGCTGCGGGCTTTGGAGGAAGGCGACGGTAGCGCAGGGGGCTCCAGCCCGTATTCGGAGACCAGCCAGGAAGCCCCAGGCTCGCAAGGGGCTGCTCTGAAGAAGTCCAGATGGAAGACGGCCTTCATCAGTGCAGCCAGCCCAGACTCTAACAGCATAAGCTCCGATATACAGGAGAATGTAGAGACAG CTCAATTAAAATCCCCAGAGAAGCCTGAAGAAGCAGAGGAAATGGAGGCAGACGAAGCAGAGGACAAATCAGTTGTGAAAATTCCCGCAAAAGATGTCGAAGTTGAAACACCAGAGCTCAGG TTTCAGATTGGAGAACTAGCAAACACCTTAACCAGCAAGATGGAGTTTTTGGGGATAAACAAAAAGGCCATTTCGAACTTTCAGCTGCTTCTGCTACAAACGGAG ACGCGGATCGCTgactggagggagggggctcTGAACGGACTCTATCTCCGCCGCAGGCTGCAGGAAGCCGCCCAACACATAAAACTTTACGAACTTAACGCCACCCCTAAAGGCTGGTCCTGCCACTGGGACAG AGAGCACAGGCGGTATTTTTATGTGAATGACCGGACCAACGTCTCCCGGTGGGATTTCCCAACTAAGGAGGAGCTGCAGGATGAGCCCAGCGATGACCAGACATCCAGCCAGGGAGAAACAAACGCCACCCAGACAG AACCTATTGCCTgtgcccccgccgccccgcccGCACCCCCGCCGTGTTGGCCCCcagcccagccccagccccctcctcccgaaaccccacccccgcccgccgactaccccccgcctcccccgccgccgccgggctcccccccaccgcctccccctcccccggacAGCGACGGCGACATcatggaggtggagatggagatggacgacgaggacgacggCGAGCCGCCGGCTCCCGGGACGGAGGAGGACGGCAGCGGGAGGCCACCGCTACCCTGCGTCCCGGCAAGG GCCCTGGATTCTTCGGCTTCCTCTGGGAAAGGCCAGAAACGAAAGGCCGGTCATCTGAACAAGGCCATCACTATTGGCAGCGGCGCTATTCTCTATACCCAGAACACCGTCAGCgcag CTTCTGTCATGACGGCCAACGCCTACTGGGGAGTGGCCACGGTCGGTGCTCCCTCGATCCCCGCTGAAGTCGTGGCCCCACCTCCGCCCGCGCCGCCCGTCCAGCCCCCACTCCCCctaacccagcccccccccgagCCCTCCACCGCCAAGGCCCTGCCGACGGACAAGAGCAAGAAGCTGAAAAAGGACAAG tcGAAAAAGACCAAGACTAAGATGCCGTCGCTGGTGAAGAAGTGGCAGAGTATCCAGAAGGAGCTGGACGAGGAGGACAAGAGCAGCTCCAGCGACGAGGACCGGGACCAGCTCAACAAGAGGACCATCGAGGAGTGGAAGTCTCAGATGCTGCTGAC AGGGAAATCCAATAAGAATGCCAACTTTGAGGCTCTCCCTGTAGACTGGCGGGAACGTctgaaaaagaggaagaagacgaATAGCATGTGA
- the lrrc10 gene encoding leucine-rich repeat-containing protein 10 codes for MGNALRSVMAFIPSERCQRFLVGDLKEMPFDRAVDLSSRQLRRLPSPVCVFGELVKLYLSDNNLNSLPPEVQSLRKLQLLALDFNCFDELPEVVCRLTHLNILYLGNNRLYRLPRELEDLKELNTLWLETNCFTQFPQVVCELSNLKTLHLGYNQIRSLPPELGGLGELRSIWLAGNQLSEFPSVLLEMQFLAVVDVDRNKIRYFPRLSHLQGLKLVIYDHNPCVNAPVIADGARRVGRWADNSDEEEDEEDEYIPKLPGERTAELEEGQT; via the coding sequence ATGGGAAATGCATTGCGAAGTGTCATGGCTTTCATTCCATCAGAGCGTTGCCAGCGCTTCTTGGTGGGAGACCTAAAAGAAATGCCATTTGATCGGGCTGTGGACCTGAGCAGCCGACAGCTACGGCGGCTCCCtagtcctgtgtgtgtctttggggaGCTGGTAAAGTTGTACCTGAGTGACAACAACCTGAACAGCTTGCCCCCTGAAGTTCAAAGCCTGAGGAAACTCCAACTGCTGGCCCTGGATTTCAACTGTTTTGATGAGCTACCTGAAGTTGTTTGCAGGCTAACCCACCTGAATATACTCTACCTGGGCAACAACAGGCTCTATAGACTCCCAAGAGAACTGGAAGACCTTAAGGAGCTTAATACTCTGTGGCTGGAGACTAACTGCTTCACCCAATTCCCCCAGGTGGTTTGTGAACTCTCAAATCTCAAAACGTTGCACCTGGGTTATAACCAGATCCGAAGTTTACCTCCGGAACTGGGGGGACTTGGAGAGCTACGCAGCATATGGCTCGCTGGGAACCAGCTGAGCGAGTTCCCATCAGTTCTACTGGAAATGCAGTTTTTAGCTGTTGTCGACGTGGACAGGAATAAGATCCGCTACTTTCCACGTCTGTCTCATCTACAGGGCTTGAAGCTTGTGATCTATGACCACAACCCCTGCGTCAACGCCCCTGTGATCGCCGATGGAGCCAGGAGGGTTGGACGCTGGGCGGACAATTCagatgaagaggaagacgaggaagaCGAGTACATCCCTAAACTACCGGGTGAAAGGACAGCAGAGCTTGAGGAAGGACAAACATGA
- the fnbp4 gene encoding formin-binding protein 4 isoform X3, giving the protein MNMKGPVIKATEGLSLLGAYEDSDEEESDSQQTTKVQHNQSADIDSTLANFMAEIDAITTQPNSEDAPPHPVVPSPTPPRPENNVQQGVHTKGQEQPSTEADFQYNTQDSLAGVGVEMGDWQEVWDDNSGCYYYWSTVTNEVSWELPSYLANQVQGLLQCSNSATVNGNDTVEAAYYPEQKPALAHTPAIKKEAKVKEVMESVVAVASEEEERHGVAASLLAALIPPEVKVAEEKWRKRLLGHLEEGENGVDSDGETCGPAGSPSTPLRDSESLPVAPKEPRSKNQSQESSDAEEETEEDTVELELALERKKAELRALEEGDGSAGGSSPYSETSQEAPGSQGAALKKSRWKTAFISAASPDSNSISSDIQENVETAQLKSPEKPEEAEEMEADEAEDKSVVKIPAKDVEVETPELRFQIGELANTLTSKMEFLGINKKAISNFQLLLLQTETRIADWREGALNGLYLRRRLQEAAQHIKLYELNATPKGWSCHWDREHRRYFYVNDRTNVSRWDFPTKEELQDEPSDDQTSSQGETNATQTEPIACAPAAPPAPPPCWPPAQPQPPPPETPPPPADYPPPPPPPPGSPPPPPPPPDSDGDIMEVEMEMDDEDDGEPPAPGTEEDGSGRPPLPCVPARALDSSASSGKGQKRKAGHLNKAITIGSGAILYTQNTVSAASVMTANAYWGVATVGAPSIPAEVVAPPPPAPPVQPPLPLTQPPPEPSTAKALPTDKSKKLKKDKSKKTKTKMPSLVKKWQSIQKELDEEDKSSSSDEDRDQLNKRTIEEWKSQMLLTGKSNKNANFEALPVDWRERLKKRKKTNSM; this is encoded by the exons ATGAATATGAAGGGGCCCGTAATCAAGGCCACAG AAGGGTTGTCCCTACTTGGGGCCTATGAGGACAGCGACGAAGAAGAAAGTGACTCTCAACAGACAACAAAAGTACAGCATAACCAGTCAGCAGATATTGACAGCACATTGGCCAACTTTATGGCG GAAATTGATGCAATCACAACTCAGCCAAATTCAGAGGACGCCCCACCTCATCCTGTAGTTCCATCTCCCACCCCTCCCAGACCTGAAAATAACGTTCAGCAGGGAGTGCACACAAAGGGGCAGGAGCAGCCAAGTACTGAGGCAGACTTCCAATACAACACCCAGGACTCTTTAGCTGGAG TGGGGGTGGAGATGGGAGATTGGCAGGAGGTATGGGACGACAACTCTGGCTGTTACTACTATTGGAGTACTGTAACCAACGAGGTGTCCTGGGAACTACCTAGTTACCTGGCTAACCAGGTGCAAGGCCTGCTGCAGTGCAGTAACAG TGCCACTGTCAATGGCAACGATACCGTGGAAGCAGCGTATTATCCTGAACAAAAACCTGCTCTTGCCCACACCCCAGCTATCAAGAAGGAGGCAAAAGTGAAG gaggtgatggagagcgTCGTAGCCGTCGCAAGCGAAGAAGAGGAGCGCCACGGTGTAGCCGCCTCCCTCCTCGCGGCCCTCATCCCCCCTGAGGTGAAGGTGGCGGAGGAGAAGTGGAGGAAGCGATTGCTGGGCCACcttgaggagggggagaacgGGGTGGACTCCGACGGGGAGACATGCGGCCCGGCGGGCTCCCCGTCCACCCCTCTGCGGGACTCTGAAAGCCTTCCCGTGGCCCCGAAAGAACCACGCTCCAAGAACCAGTCACAGGAAAGCTCCGACgcagaggaggagacggaggaggacacCGTGGAGCTGGAGCTCGCGCTCGAGAGGAAAAAG GCGGAGCTGCGGGCTTTGGAGGAAGGCGACGGTAGCGCAGGGGGCTCCAGCCCGTATTCGGAGACCAGCCAGGAAGCCCCAGGCTCGCAAGGGGCTGCTCTGAAGAAGTCCAGATGGAAGACGGCCTTCATCAGTGCAGCCAGCCCAGACTCTAACAGCATAAGCTCCGATATACAGGAGAATGTAGAGACAG CTCAATTAAAATCCCCAGAGAAGCCTGAAGAAGCAGAGGAAATGGAGGCAGACGAAGCAGAGGACAAATCAGTTGTGAAAATTCCCGCAAAAGATGTCGAAGTTGAAACACCAGAGCTCAGG TTTCAGATTGGAGAACTAGCAAACACCTTAACCAGCAAGATGGAGTTTTTGGGGATAAACAAAAAGGCCATTTCGAACTTTCAGCTGCTTCTGCTACAAACGGAG ACGCGGATCGCTgactggagggagggggctcTGAACGGACTCTATCTCCGCCGCAGGCTGCAGGAAGCCGCCCAACACATAAAACTTTACGAACTTAACGCCACCCCTAAAGGCTGGTCCTGCCACTGGGACAG AGAGCACAGGCGGTATTTTTATGTGAATGACCGGACCAACGTCTCCCGGTGGGATTTCCCAACTAAGGAGGAGCTGCAGGATGAGCCCAGCGATGACCAGACATCCAGCCAGGGAGAAACAAACGCCACCCAGACAG AACCTATTGCCTgtgcccccgccgccccgcccGCACCCCCGCCGTGTTGGCCCCcagcccagccccagccccctcctcccgaaaccccacccccgcccgccgactaccccccgcctcccccgccgccgccgggctcccccccaccgcctccccctcccccggacAGCGACGGCGACATcatggaggtggagatggagatggacgacgaggacgacggCGAGCCGCCGGCTCCCGGGACGGAGGAGGACGGCAGCGGGAGGCCACCGCTACCCTGCGTCCCGGCAAGG GCCCTGGATTCTTCGGCTTCCTCTGGGAAAGGCCAGAAACGAAAGGCCGGTCATCTGAACAAGGCCATCACTATTGGCAGCGGCGCTATTCTCTATACCCAGAACACCGTCAGCgcag CTTCTGTCATGACGGCCAACGCCTACTGGGGAGTGGCCACGGTCGGTGCTCCCTCGATCCCCGCTGAAGTCGTGGCCCCACCTCCGCCCGCGCCGCCCGTCCAGCCCCCACTCCCCctaacccagcccccccccgagCCCTCCACCGCCAAGGCCCTGCCGACGGACAAGAGCAAGAAGCTGAAAAAGGACAAG tcGAAAAAGACCAAGACTAAGATGCCGTCGCTGGTGAAGAAGTGGCAGAGTATCCAGAAGGAGCTGGACGAGGAGGACAAGAGCAGCTCCAGCGACGAGGACCGGGACCAGCTCAACAAGAGGACCATCGAGGAGTGGAAGTCTCAGATGCTGCTGAC AGGGAAATCCAATAAGAATGCCAACTTTGAGGCTCTCCCTGTAGACTGGCGGGAACGTctgaaaaagaggaagaagacgaATAGCATGTGA
- the fnbp4 gene encoding formin-binding protein 4 isoform X1 — MGKKSRIAGGTVGRRTILQLSPPGTRVGTSHLREEGSSGSEDESESDGHKLIGDGNVNMNMKGPVIKATEGLSLLGAYEDSDEEESDSQQTTKVQHNQSADIDSTLANFMAEIDAITTQPNSEDAPPHPVVPSPTPPRPENNVQQGVHTKGQEQPSTEADFQYNTQDSLAGVGVEMGDWQEVWDDNSGCYYYWSTVTNEVSWELPSYLANQVQGLLQCSNSATVNGNDTVEAAYYPEQKPALAHTPAIKKEAKVKEVMESVVAVASEEEERHGVAASLLAALIPPEVKVAEEKWRKRLLGHLEEGENGVDSDGETCGPAGSPSTPLRDSESLPVAPKEPRSKNQSQESSDAEEETEEDTVELELALERKKAELRALEEGDGSAGGSSPYSETSQEAPGSQGAALKKSRWKTAFISAASPDSNSISSDIQENVETAQLKSPEKPEEAEEMEADEAEDKSVVKIPAKDVEVETPELRFQIGELANTLTSKMEFLGINKKAISNFQLLLLQTETRIADWREGALNGLYLRRRLQEAAQHIKLYELNATPKGWSCHWDREHRRYFYVNDRTNVSRWDFPTKEELQDEPSDDQTSSQGETNATQTEPIACAPAAPPAPPPCWPPAQPQPPPPETPPPPADYPPPPPPPPGSPPPPPPPPDSDGDIMEVEMEMDDEDDGEPPAPGTEEDGSGRPPLPCVPARALDSSASSGKGQKRKAGHLNKAITIGSGAILYTQNTVSAASVMTANAYWGVATVGAPSIPAEVVAPPPPAPPVQPPLPLTQPPPEPSTAKALPTDKSKKLKKDKSKKTKTKMPSLVKKWQSIQKELDEEDKSSSSDEDRDQLNKRTIEEWKSQMLLTGKSNKNANFEALPVDWRERLKKRKKTNSM; from the exons ATGGGAAAGAAATCTCGCATCGCTGGAGGAACGGTCGGTCGCAGAACAATACTGCAGCTCTCGCCGCCTGGTACTCGCGTTGGGACATCTCATTTGAGGGAAGAAGGAAGCTCCGGATCTGAAG ACGAGTCGGAAAGTGATGGGCACAAATTAATAGGAGACGGAAACGTAAACATGAATATGAAGGGGCCCGTAATCAAGGCCACAG AAGGGTTGTCCCTACTTGGGGCCTATGAGGACAGCGACGAAGAAGAAAGTGACTCTCAACAGACAACAAAAGTACAGCATAACCAGTCAGCAGATATTGACAGCACATTGGCCAACTTTATGGCG GAAATTGATGCAATCACAACTCAGCCAAATTCAGAGGACGCCCCACCTCATCCTGTAGTTCCATCTCCCACCCCTCCCAGACCTGAAAATAACGTTCAGCAGGGAGTGCACACAAAGGGGCAGGAGCAGCCAAGTACTGAGGCAGACTTCCAATACAACACCCAGGACTCTTTAGCTGGAG TGGGGGTGGAGATGGGAGATTGGCAGGAGGTATGGGACGACAACTCTGGCTGTTACTACTATTGGAGTACTGTAACCAACGAGGTGTCCTGGGAACTACCTAGTTACCTGGCTAACCAGGTGCAAGGCCTGCTGCAGTGCAGTAACAG TGCCACTGTCAATGGCAACGATACCGTGGAAGCAGCGTATTATCCTGAACAAAAACCTGCTCTTGCCCACACCCCAGCTATCAAGAAGGAGGCAAAAGTGAAG gaggtgatggagagcgTCGTAGCCGTCGCAAGCGAAGAAGAGGAGCGCCACGGTGTAGCCGCCTCCCTCCTCGCGGCCCTCATCCCCCCTGAGGTGAAGGTGGCGGAGGAGAAGTGGAGGAAGCGATTGCTGGGCCACcttgaggagggggagaacgGGGTGGACTCCGACGGGGAGACATGCGGCCCGGCGGGCTCCCCGTCCACCCCTCTGCGGGACTCTGAAAGCCTTCCCGTGGCCCCGAAAGAACCACGCTCCAAGAACCAGTCACAGGAAAGCTCCGACgcagaggaggagacggaggaggacacCGTGGAGCTGGAGCTCGCGCTCGAGAGGAAAAAG GCGGAGCTGCGGGCTTTGGAGGAAGGCGACGGTAGCGCAGGGGGCTCCAGCCCGTATTCGGAGACCAGCCAGGAAGCCCCAGGCTCGCAAGGGGCTGCTCTGAAGAAGTCCAGATGGAAGACGGCCTTCATCAGTGCAGCCAGCCCAGACTCTAACAGCATAAGCTCCGATATACAGGAGAATGTAGAGACAG CTCAATTAAAATCCCCAGAGAAGCCTGAAGAAGCAGAGGAAATGGAGGCAGACGAAGCAGAGGACAAATCAGTTGTGAAAATTCCCGCAAAAGATGTCGAAGTTGAAACACCAGAGCTCAGG TTTCAGATTGGAGAACTAGCAAACACCTTAACCAGCAAGATGGAGTTTTTGGGGATAAACAAAAAGGCCATTTCGAACTTTCAGCTGCTTCTGCTACAAACGGAG ACGCGGATCGCTgactggagggagggggctcTGAACGGACTCTATCTCCGCCGCAGGCTGCAGGAAGCCGCCCAACACATAAAACTTTACGAACTTAACGCCACCCCTAAAGGCTGGTCCTGCCACTGGGACAG AGAGCACAGGCGGTATTTTTATGTGAATGACCGGACCAACGTCTCCCGGTGGGATTTCCCAACTAAGGAGGAGCTGCAGGATGAGCCCAGCGATGACCAGACATCCAGCCAGGGAGAAACAAACGCCACCCAGACAG AACCTATTGCCTgtgcccccgccgccccgcccGCACCCCCGCCGTGTTGGCCCCcagcccagccccagccccctcctcccgaaaccccacccccgcccgccgactaccccccgcctcccccgccgccgccgggctcccccccaccgcctccccctcccccggacAGCGACGGCGACATcatggaggtggagatggagatggacgacgaggacgacggCGAGCCGCCGGCTCCCGGGACGGAGGAGGACGGCAGCGGGAGGCCACCGCTACCCTGCGTCCCGGCAAGG GCCCTGGATTCTTCGGCTTCCTCTGGGAAAGGCCAGAAACGAAAGGCCGGTCATCTGAACAAGGCCATCACTATTGGCAGCGGCGCTATTCTCTATACCCAGAACACCGTCAGCgcag CTTCTGTCATGACGGCCAACGCCTACTGGGGAGTGGCCACGGTCGGTGCTCCCTCGATCCCCGCTGAAGTCGTGGCCCCACCTCCGCCCGCGCCGCCCGTCCAGCCCCCACTCCCCctaacccagcccccccccgagCCCTCCACCGCCAAGGCCCTGCCGACGGACAAGAGCAAGAAGCTGAAAAAGGACAAG tcGAAAAAGACCAAGACTAAGATGCCGTCGCTGGTGAAGAAGTGGCAGAGTATCCAGAAGGAGCTGGACGAGGAGGACAAGAGCAGCTCCAGCGACGAGGACCGGGACCAGCTCAACAAGAGGACCATCGAGGAGTGGAAGTCTCAGATGCTGCTGAC AGGGAAATCCAATAAGAATGCCAACTTTGAGGCTCTCCCTGTAGACTGGCGGGAACGTctgaaaaagaggaagaagacgaATAGCATGTGA
- the LOC130388982 gene encoding seipin-like → MGTAMGPVLMWLQDVAAFTLLKARRTLLQALLLLCVIVLLLWVSIFLYGSFYYSYMPTVSFSTPVHYQYKTDCDPSEPLLCSFPIANVSLLKNGRDQVMANGQPYRVSLELEMPESPVNEQLGMFMVKMSCYAKGGETVSSVARSTMLHYRSTVLQILSTLFFSPILMTGITEQKQLVDVELFSDYRTNAYLPCVGAVIEIHSKRVQIYSAQLRIHAYFTGVRYVLYNFPLTSAFLGVATNFAFLSVVVLCSYLQFIWGGLWPPEQVRVRVMTGNNARFQRRGESARMRMRKVSTGKEFEEPTVIGSLNESSDVPGTDTLLGTSRMDPSDMLEELPGIDEEDQGIQDPPNSTDPEVLLEMSPDPSETVLRQRPGASVSF, encoded by the coding sequence ATGGGAACCGCGATGGGGCCGGTTCTGATGTGGTTGCAGGATGTGGCAGCTTTCACCCTCCTCAAAGCTCGTCGGACTCTGCTTCAGGCTCTTTTACTGTTGTGTGTAATAGTTCTGCTTCTCTGGGTGTCCATTTTTCTGTATGGAAGCTTCTATTACTCTTACATGCCCACTGTCAGCTTCTCCACTCCGGTCCACTATCAATACAAGACTGACTGTGATCCTTCCGAACCGCTTCTCTGTTCATTCCCGATTGCCAACGTATCCCTTCTGAAGAACGGGAGAGACCAGGTAATGGCTAATGGCCAACCATATAGAGTCTCTTTGGAATTGGAGATGCCCGAGTCTCCAGTAAACGAACAGCTGGGGATGTTCATGGTCAAGATGTCCTGCTacgcaaagggaggagagacTGTTTCGTCAGTAGCACGCTCCACAATGCTGCACTATCGCTCTACCGTCCTCCAGATCCTCAGCACACTTTTTTTCTCCCCTATTTTGATGACTGGAATAACTGAGCAAAAGCAACTCGTAGATGTTGAGCTCTTCTCAGACTACAGGACAAATGCATATCTCCCCTGCGTTGGAGCTGTCATTGAGATCCACTCCAAACGAGTACAGATTTACTCTGCTCAACTACGTATCCATGCTTACTTTACCGGAGTACGTTATGTCCTATACAACTTCCCCTTAACTTCTGCATTCCTCGGCGTAGCCACCAACTTTGCTTTCCTGAGTGTCGTTGTGCTCTGCAGCTACCTGCAGTTTATCTGGGGTGGCCTTTGGCCTCCAGAGCAAGTAAGAGTTCGGGTGATGACGGGGAACAATGCTCGTTTTCAGCGAAGAGGAGAATCTGCTCGGATGCGCATGAGGAAGGTTTCCACCGGGAAGGAGTTCGAAGAACCCACCGTGATCGGATCTTTGAATGAATCGTCTGATGTACCAGGAACTGACACGCTACTAGGGACTTCCAGAATGGACCCCTCAGACATGCTGGAGGAGTTGCCTGGGATTGACGAGGAAGACCAAGGCATTCAAGATCCTCCTAATTCTACCGACCCTGAGGTCCTGTTGGAGATGTCACCCGATCCGAGTGAAACAGTTCTGCGACAGAGACCTGGAGCTTCAGTGTCCTTTTAG